DNA from Solirubrobacterales bacterium:
GCCCAGGTCCCCGAATTGGAGGCTGACCGGGAAGCCCGGGTAACGGGAGCGAAGGAGGTTGTAGGGGCGAAGGGCGTGCTGCGGCGGGAACAGATCGTCCGTCCAGCCGTTCTGGATCAGAAGCGGGGCCGGCCGCGAGTGGTTGGCCACGAAGGCGAGCGAATAGGGCGAGTGATTGAGGTACACCTCGTTTATCGCCGCCTTCGCCGCAGGCGTGAGCGGCTGGCCGGCCGTGACGTATGCGAAGTTCTTGTTGATGTCCGCGCCCGAGTCGGTGCAGGGGCTCGAGGCGGGCGCGTCGCCGCAGTAGTAGCCGCTGGTCTTGCCGAGCGCGTAGAGGCCGCCGACGTAGCTCTGGATCGGCACCCCGACGGGGTTCAGGCTCTGCTTGAAGGGCGCCACCTGGGTGTCGAGGAAGCGGCCGTTGGGGAGCAGGGCGTCGATCAGGTCGGACCACGGCCACCGCGGGTAGGCCGCCGCGATCCTGAGGGACTTTCCGTTCGGGCTGCGCCAGGGCGCGAGCGTTCCGTCAGGCTTCCGGATCCGATCGTTCAGGAAGGCCAGCTCCATGCTCTGCCCCCCTCCGTAGGAGACGCCCGTGACGCCGATGCTCGCAGGCTTCACGATGCCCTGGTCGGCGAGCCGCCCCAGCAGGTACTGGGTGTCGCGCGCCTCGAAGCGGGTGTCGGCGAGATGGATGTAGCCCTTGCCGCAGGGACCGGAGTGGTCTGGCGGCGATGCGCCTCCACAGGAGTCGCCGAAGCCGCGAGCGGTGTAGTTGACGACGGCGTATCCCTTGCTCGCGAAGAAGGTGTTGCTGTACCCGTCCGTGGACGAGGTCGACTCGAAGTTTGTCTTGCTACCGCCCCAGCCGTGCAGCATCACGATCGTGGGAAACGGCCCACTCCCCTGGGCGGGGAGGGTCACGTCAACGTCGAGCGGAACCCCATCGAAGCTCGGGACCCGCTGCGCCCTGCTGGCGGTGGGGCAGAAACGGACCCCGTTTTGGACCTGGCACGTGTGCCCGAACGGTTTCGGCGGCGCGGCAAACGCGTTTGCGCTCAAGCCGAAGCCGACGATGAGCATCGACACCGACGCGATGACCCACCGGCTGCCGAAAGTCACGGATCGTCCGGGCACCCCTCCGTGCACGAGTCGAGCATATCTCAGTCGTCGCCGCCTGGCGCTACTGGCTCGGAATCGGAGAGCCGGCGGCAAAGAAGAACCAGATCGCCATCGCGGCTCCGGCGAGCAGGACCGAGGCGAGGATCACCGCCTCGAGCACGTTCATGCCCCGGGGCCCCTCACGCTCGTCGCTGAGGCTCTTCCGCCACGCCGGCAGGTAGCGCGTGGGCAACCTCGTGCTGCCCGTGATCCGCACGTAGAGGCGGTTCAGCCGCGACAGCACCCAGGACATCGCGATGATCGAGCAGACGATGCCGAAGAAGACGACCATGTAGGGGCCGCCGGAGGGCTGTTGGGTGTTCGAGATCATGGAGCCGATCCAGATCCACCCGAACGGGATCACGGTCCACATCGAGAAGGCGCCGAGCACCATCACAGCCACCACAAACGTGGCCGCCAAGCCCATCCCCGCCGCGGCCGGAACTGCTCGCCTCGCACGCTGCTCCATGAGGTCAGGGTACGCGGCGGCGACCCCCGACGTAAGCGACCCCGACCGGCCCGATCGGGACGGCGTGATAGTAACCACCGTCGCGGTGAGCGACTCGGATGGCTACACGCGCCCAGCGGTGGTCGGCAGCGGAGCGATCGGTTGCGCCCTCGCCGCGTGCGCCACGGCGGTCGGAGAGGTCCGACTCCTGGCCAGAAGCGACGTCTCGGCCTGGCGGGCCGAGGAGCAGGCGCAGGCCGATTGCTCGAAGGTGGAAGGCGGGGCTTCGAATCGACTCCGGGTAACGACTGATCCGGCTGACCTTTCGGACGCCGACCTGGTGGTCGAGGCCGTGATCGAGGACCTCGATGCGAAAGCCACCCTGATCCGCGAGCTGGGCGAGTTCAGCCCCGAGGCCGACCTGGCGAGCACCACGTCGTCGCTGCCGGTGGCCGAGCTGGCCACGCGCAGCGGCCACGACGACAGGGTCTTCGGCTTCCATGTCTTCAACCCGGTACAGCAGATGGAGCTGGTGGAACTCTGCCTGCCGGATCGCCTGCGAGAGGGCGTGGGCGAGCGCGCCCGGGAATGGGCCGCGGCACTGGGCAAGACCGTGATCGAGGTCCCCGACCAGCCCGGCTTCGTGGTCAACCGACTGCTGTTTCCATATCTGTTCGACGCCGTGCGACTACTGGAACGCACCGGGATGGAGGCGTCCGACATCGACTCGTGCATGCAGTTGGGCGCCCGCTACCCGATGGGGCCACTGCGACTGCTCGACTTCATCGGCCTGGATGTCGCGGCATCCATCGGCGAAAGCCTCTTCAGCGACACCGAGGAGGACCGGTACCGCGCCCCGGGGCTGATCGAGGAGCTGATCGGCGACGGAAAACTTGGCCGCAAGAGCAAGGCCGGCTTCTACGACTACAACTGACCGACTACGCCGCGGTTCGCTTGCGCTTCCCGGCGAGGTCCCAGATCACATCGGCCTCCGAGATCCCTTGACGGCGGGCCGTCTCGGTCACGTCCTCCCATGGAAGATGGGCGTCTGGAAGCTCGTCCCACCGGGCCAGGTCGAGCGCCTCCAGTGCACCGCGGAGGGCGGGCCCCAAATGCTCCTCCGCGCGAAGAACGGCCTTCAGTACCTCGAGCTGCTTGTCGGTGAGCTTCACCACCCACATATGCGATGCCCCTTCAGGTAGATGAGCCGGACCGCAGGCAAGCTAGACCTGTTCGCGGACGGAAGCAGGGGGGCCTGAGAGCCGCTAATTGCGGGCTTGAGACTCGCTCGGGCCCTGCTGCCGGGGGAATTCGCCGGTCGCTGACTGATGGATGCGAACCGCCACGATGCGGTTTTCGCGCACCGACTCGACCCTGACCTCGTAGCCATTGGCCACGATCCTGTCGCCGCGCTTTGGCAGCCGGCCGAGCTCCGAGAAGACATAGCCGCCAATCGAGTTGAAGGCATCGGAGGAAACCGGGAGCTGGATCCCGACATCCTCGAGGTCGCCCAGCGAGACGTGGCCGCGCACGTACCAGTCGCCGTCGGTGAGTTGCCGCATCGAATCGGCCCGCGGGTCGGTCTCGTCCTCGATCTCCCCCACGACCTCCTCGAGGATGTCCTCGACGGTGACGATCCCCACGGTCCGGCCGTATTCGTCC
Protein-coding regions in this window:
- a CDS encoding CocE/NonD family hydrolase, which encodes MLIVGFGLSANAFAAPPKPFGHTCQVQNGVRFCPTASRAQRVPSFDGVPLDVDVTLPAQGSGPFPTIVMLHGWGGSKTNFESTSSTDGYSNTFFASKGYAVVNYTARGFGDSCGGASPPDHSGPCGKGYIHLADTRFEARDTQYLLGRLADQGIVKPASIGVTGVSYGGGQSMELAFLNDRIRKPDGTLAPWRSPNGKSLRIAAAYPRWPWSDLIDALLPNGRFLDTQVAPFKQSLNPVGVPIQSYVGGLYALGKTSGYYCGDAPASSPCTDSGADINKNFAYVTAGQPLTPAAKAAINEVYLNHSPYSLAFVANHSRPAPLLIQNGWTDDLFPPQHALRPYNLLRSRYPGFPVSLQFGDLGHSRGSNKAATNKAFFDQAARFFNAYLNHQGSPPPRGSVTAFTETCPSTAPDGGPFRAPGWGTIHEGSLEFGSNNAKTFTSSGGNQSIAAQFDPIAGTTDSCKTIPITDEPNTATYRHLFSSPFTMLGRPTVRAQIATTGNFGEIAARVWDLTPDGQQRLIDRGVYSLENNQTGQIVFQLHGNGYRFGQGHRVVLQLLGRDSPYYQASNGTFVVRVEHLSVRLPELAK
- a CDS encoding 3-hydroxyacyl-CoA dehydrogenase family protein, which gives rise to MRSGYAAATPDVSDPDRPDRDGVIVTTVAVSDSDGYTRPAVVGSGAIGCALAACATAVGEVRLLARSDVSAWRAEEQAQADCSKVEGGASNRLRVTTDPADLSDADLVVEAVIEDLDAKATLIRELGEFSPEADLASTTSSLPVAELATRSGHDDRVFGFHVFNPVQQMELVELCLPDRLREGVGERAREWAAALGKTVIEVPDQPGFVVNRLLFPYLFDAVRLLERTGMEASDIDSCMQLGARYPMGPLRLLDFIGLDVAASIGESLFSDTEEDRYRAPGLIEELIGDGKLGRKSKAGFYDYN